The segment GTACTATAACAAATTCCACGTTTGAAAAAAATACAGCCATGATGGCCGGAGCAGTATATGATGATGATGGTATCCTAACGATTTCTGACAGCATATTCACCAATAACAGTGCCAGCATTGCTGGAGCAGTACGTGGTGGTACTTGTATTAACTGTACGTTTACCGAAAATTCGGCAGTGTTTGTCGGAGGAGCATTATCCGAAAGCGATGCAATTAATTCCACTTTCATCAGGAATCATGCGGAAACTGGTGGAGCAATGAGTGGTGGAAATATAATTAACTGTGAATTCGTAGATAACGAAGCAGAAGAAGGAGCTGATACATATAACACAGATTCTACTGGAACTTTCGAAGAATTATCTGAGTTAATCGACAATACTCCTGAGGGTGATGTACTTGAATTGGACATGAATTATGGATATTATGGCGGTTCAGTTGACGGTATCCAGATTAGTAAATCCATAACTATTGATGGAAAAGGTCATACCATCAATGGAAAAAAGTTGTCACGAATATTTACTATCGTTAACGGAAATCTCACATTAAAAAATGTTACAATAGCAAATGCAAATGAAGGAAAGGCCTCAGTAATATATTCAAATGCAGAAACTATAATAAATATCGTCAATTCCACATTAATAAACAATAAAGGGGATTATCTAATTTACATACCTGATGGTTTCTTTAACATAGCAGATTGTGAATTCTATAATAATGCTCCACAGTGGGAAATTATATATTGTGAGGGAGAGTATAAGAATATTGCACTGAATATTACAAATTCAACATTTAATAATCCACAATTGTACTTCACATTGGACATTAGTTCAAGAGATTTAAACGTTATAAATTGTACGTTTGAAAATGCAGAATTTGTCTTATCTGAAATTCCATCACTGAATATCGTCGATTCCACATTTAATTGTGGTGATGAAATGGGTATTTATTCACTTATGTATACTAACGGATCTATTATCAATAATACATTTACATGTCATTCAGTAGATTTCGATACATCAAATTTAAACGTTTCATATAATATATTCATTCAATCTGAAGTATCATCTTCCAAGTCAAACGTTAACTTTTCAAACATTGAAATCAATGATTTTACTGGAAAATTTAATGGAGCATTAAGTATTGAAAAGTCAAATATAAGCATAACGGATTCCAGTTTTGCTAATGATTCTGCTGAAAGGTATGGTGGTGCAATATACTTCAACCAAGGTAATTTAAACATTTCCGATACAGTATTTGATAACAATAGTGCCGGATATGGTGGAGCATTAATGATAATGAATTATGACTCCATAAACATAGAAAACAACACCTTTAAAAAAAATCATGCGATAATTGGAGGTGCAGTATATTCATTTTATGAATTCAATCAAAACAATACCTTCATCCGTAATTCAGCAAAAGATTGTGATGATGTGTATCAGTTTACTACCAAGGATTCACTCGATTCATTGGTATTCAGAAGCAGAAATTACACTCCATTACAAACTAACATTACTGAGATTACAGAACTTCCATCATACTACAATCTAAATGATGATGGCTATGTAACACCTGTTAAAGATCAGGGATTCACTGGCAGTTGTGTGACTTTTGCAGCAATAGCTGCTCTTGAATCTGCAATTTTAAAAGCAAATAATACCGCTATGGATTTATCCGAAAACAACATGAAAAATTTGATTCACCGATACTCAATTTATGGTCAAAAATTTAATTCACCTAATCTATCAACTGCAACTGTTGCTTTAATAGATTATTTAACTAGTTGGATTGGACCTGTTTTAGAAAGTGAAGATGAATTTGATGAAAACAGTATATTCTCAGTAAAATATGATACTGTATTACCAGTTCAAAATATGGCATTCATAGGAGAAAATGATAACCATAATATTTCCTTAATGAAAAAATACATAACAGAATACGGTGGCATTATAATAGAATTATATATGAACGCTAGTATAGATAATGACTATAAACAATACATCAATACTGCATACCCTACCGATCATAATGTCTGTATCGTCGGCTGGGATGATGATATGGAGATTCCAAATGCTCCAAGTAAAGGTGCATGGATTGTGAAAAACAGTTATGGTACTGATTGGGGTTATGATGGATACTTCTATCTTTCATATTATGATACACAATATAATGTAGAAGTGGGTTCTTCATATGTATATAATAATCCAAACTATAATGCTATTGCAATAATCTTCAATGACACGGAAAAATATGATAAAAACTATCAATATGAGCTAGGATTATCTGCATTCTTTAATACTGAAGATGAGTACTCCTGGTACAAAAACGTGTTCTACTCAACCGAGGAGGAAACGCTTGCGGGAATATCCACATTCTTTGAAAAACAGACTGACTGGCAGTTATACATATACCTAAACGATGAATTAACACTAACACAGACTGGTACAAACAATGCCGGCTACTACACTATCAAACTCGACGAATACATACCACTACAGAAAGATGACAAATTTGAAGTAGTCTTCAAAATACTAACACCAGATACGAGAATACCAATATCACTTGAGAATGATTTCATATACGGATTGTATCGTGAAAACCTATCATATGTCAGTAATGATGGAGAAAACTGGCAAGACTTGACAAATATAACATGGAAATCATTATATTTGACATTCAACTCACAAATAGCATGTATCAAGGCATTCACAATACTGCCAACAAACACACTAAAAGTAGATACAACCGAATTTACAATAGGTCAGCCAGCAACAATACAGGCAAGCATATACTACGGCAGTCAAATAAACACGACCATAAACAAGGGAAAAATCACATTCAAGGTAAACGGTAAAACACTTAAGGACGCTGACGGTAAGGTAATCTACGCTAAGGTAGTAAACGGTACGGCTATTATCGAAGATTATGTTGTACCAAGTGATTGGGCAAAAGAAAACACGACCATACAGGCGGTATATTCAGGTTCAAGTGATGTTGCAAAGATGACTAGCGATAAAGAAACAGTAACAATCAACACCGAAGAAACGACAATCACCACATATGACGTCACAGCTTCTATAGGTGACGAGGTTAAACTCACTGCGACAATCAACTCACCAAATACGATAAACAATGGAAAAATAGTCTTTAAAATAAACGGTAAGACTGTTAAAGACGCTAACGGCAAAGTAATCTATGCCAAAGTCGTCAACAATCAGGTAGTAGTAAATTACACAGTGCCTGCGGATATGAAATCTAAAAGTTATAATCTTACAGCTGTTTTCATATCATCGGAGTATGAACGTATTGAAGATACGAAGACCTTGACCGTGATATAATTAAAAACGTTAACGTATCATGTTTTATTTTTAATTATTTATTTTTTTTCTTTTTTTTTTAGTTTCTTTCCCCATTAAATTGTTCTACAACCCTTTTTTTATTCAGATTAACCAGTATCAACTTTATAAAAATATTCTCATAATCATGAATTCTTTTAATGTCACTATGATTGTTTTTCAATCTTTTTATAGCAAATGATGTCATAAGCAATCTAGTTTAGGTTTTTTATGTGATCAGTGTAGCTTTTTCTATTAGCTAAAAAGAAGAATATCACATAGGAATACTTAGAGTCTTATAATCCTCAAGACTCATATGCATTTTTTCAATTATCCAACTAAATCCCTAAAAATAAACACACCCCAATAAACAAAAGAAAATTAAGAATATTTGATAAAAGACGGAATTTAATAAGAATTATTTTAAAAAAAATAGGAAATAATAATCAAATTACATTGAAATTAATGAATTTCATATATGTTAACATTTTTATAAAATGTCTAATAAATACATTCATATGCAGGATTTTGTATAAAATATTTAGGAGGCTTTTTATGAAGAGAAAACTCGTTCCTGTATTAATATTTCTCGTGTTGATCTGTTCGCTTGTTTGTGTAGCTTCAGCAACGGACATGAACAACATTGATGATGGGATTGATTATGAAATCGATTCCCAAGACAATAGTATTGCTAATGAGGTTAGCATTACTGATTTAAATGAAGTAAAAAATCTAAAATCAAATGCCAAGGACTTTTCCAGTGAACGTTCTATTGAAAAAAATACACAGGATAGGTCTAGTCTAAAAGAAGATGAAAATACTGGAACATTCACACAATTATCCGATTTGATAAATCAAACCCAAGAGGGCAGCATTATCGAATTGGATATGGATTATGAATATGACGGTGCTTCAATCGACGGTGTCTATATCAATAAATCAATAACAATTGACGGACACGGATACACATTAAACGGTAAGGATTCCGGTGCAATCATGGACATAAATGCCGGTACGATAGTATTGAAAAATATCATATTCACAAATGCTCGTATTGACAGAGACATTGATGGTGACGTCGGAGCTGCAATTTTTAATGATGCTGATTTAACAGTGATAAACTGTACCTTCACAAATAATTACGCCGGTAACTTGGGCGGTGCAATTTATTCCGGCGGTACATTAGTAGTACTTGATTCAACATTTACAAATAATTCAGCAAAGTATGCAGGTGCAATACGTAACTTTGGGGGTACTCTCAGCATAAGCAATTCAACATTCAGCGAAAACACAGCAG is part of the Methanosphaera sp. BMS genome and harbors:
- a CDS encoding lectin like domain-containing protein, with protein sequence MEKTKIILLLAILLVLLVGAVSASDVSSDTSDMLESIGTDAPAAVEVAVQEKSTPNMDVQEKVVEQKENSLNGVKNSKRDNNDYYSEQSIEKSIYDTPNIKREANTGTFTQLIDLINQTQEGSIIELDMDYEYDGASIDGVSITKSITIDGHGYTLNGKDSGAIMDITAGTIVLKNIIFTNASLKRNISADLGAAIYNDADLTVINCTFTNNNATNMGGAIYSKGNLVILDSTFINNHAKYGGAIENNVGNLTINNSTFIENSGIFIGAIDITKGNCTITNSTFEKNTAMMAGAVYDDDGILTISDSIFTNNSASIAGAVRGGTCINCTFTENSAVFVGGALSESDAINSTFIRNHAETGGAMSGGNIINCEFVDNEAEEGADTYNTDSTGTFEELSELIDNTPEGDVLELDMNYGYYGGSVDGIQISKSITIDGKGHTINGKKLSRIFTIVNGNLTLKNVTIANANEGKASVIYSNAETIINIVNSTLINNKGDYLIYIPDGFFNIADCEFYNNAPQWEIIYCEGEYKNIALNITNSTFNNPQLYFTLDISSRDLNVINCTFENAEFVLSEIPSLNIVDSTFNCGDEMGIYSLMYTNGSIINNTFTCHSVDFDTSNLNVSYNIFIQSEVSSSKSNVNFSNIEINDFTGKFNGALSIEKSNISITDSSFANDSAERYGGAIYFNQGNLNISDTVFDNNSAGYGGALMIMNYDSINIENNTFKKNHAIIGGAVYSFYEFNQNNTFIRNSAKDCDDVYQFTTKDSLDSLVFRSRNYTPLQTNITEITELPSYYNLNDDGYVTPVKDQGFTGSCVTFAAIAALESAILKANNTAMDLSENNMKNLIHRYSIYGQKFNSPNLSTATVALIDYLTSWIGPVLESEDEFDENSIFSVKYDTVLPVQNMAFIGENDNHNISLMKKYITEYGGIIIELYMNASIDNDYKQYINTAYPTDHNVCIVGWDDDMEIPNAPSKGAWIVKNSYGTDWGYDGYFYLSYYDTQYNVEVGSSYVYNNPNYNAIAIIFNDTEKYDKNYQYELGLSAFFNTEDEYSWYKNVFYSTEEETLAGISTFFEKQTDWQLYIYLNDELTLTQTGTNNAGYYTIKLDEYIPLQKDDKFEVVFKILTPDTRIPISLENDFIYGLYRENLSYVSNDGENWQDLTNITWKSLYLTFNSQIACIKAFTILPTNTLKVDTTEFTIGQPATIQASIYYGSQINTTINKGKITFKVNGKTLKDADGKVIYAKVVNGTAIIEDYVVPSDWAKENTTIQAVYSGSSDVAKMTSDKETVTINTEETTITTYDVTASIGDEVKLTATINSPNTINNGKIVFKINGKTVKDANGKVIYAKVVNNQVVVNYTVPADMKSKSYNLTAVFISSEYERIEDTKTLTVI